In Tripterygium wilfordii isolate XIE 37 chromosome 23, ASM1340144v1, whole genome shotgun sequence, one genomic interval encodes:
- the LOC119992810 gene encoding probable 2-oxoglutarate-dependent dioxygenase AOP1 — protein MGSQTPLKLPVIDFTTPGALKQGSPEWDSLKVQVREALKEYGCFEAVYDGLPPELRKSHFGVVEELFNLPTDVKKLNVYEKPFHGYRGHDPTVYETMGVDRANVFQEVENFTNTLWPQGNPNLSKTIHSFSRQVAELDGVVRRMLLESLGIEKYWEEHINSSDYVLRVNRYLPSKNGDESHLGVLSHTDKTLTSILFENEVGGLEIQTKQGDWISVKLSSNSVLFMVGEALYAWANGHLHDAAHRVMMRGNITRYSTGLFTVPRAGYMLKVPKELVDEEHPLQFKPFDFFKYLNFFLTQQYNPVSTVPEVSNIKAYCGIGSS, from the exons ATGGGATCCCAAACACCTCTTAAGCTACCAGTCATCGACTTCACCACACCTGGTGCACTAAAACAAGGCAGTCCTGAGTGGGATTCACTGAAAGTTCAAGTAAGGGAAGCACTGAAAGAGTATGGTTGCTTTGAGGCTGTGTACGACGGACTTCCGCCGGAGCTCCGAAAGTCCCATTTCGGTGTcgtggaagagcttttcaatcTCCCTACCGATGTTAAAAAGCTTAATGTTTATGAAAAACCCTTTCATGGCTACCGTGGTCACGACCCCACGGTGTACGAAACCATGGGGGTTGACCGTGCCAACGTCTTCCAAGAAGTTGAAAACTTCACCAACACATTGTGGCCTCAAGGGAATCCCAATTTAAG CAAAACTATACACTCTTTCTCTAGACAGGTAGCAGAGTTAGATGGTGTTGTTAGAAGGATGCTGTTGGAAAGCTTGGGAATTGAGAAATACTGGGAGGAACATATCAACTCGAGCGACTATGTGCTTAGGGTGAATAGATATTTACCATCTAAAAATGGTGATGAGTCCCATCTTGGGGTACTTTCTCACACTGATAAAACATTGACCTCCATATTGTTTGAAAATGAAGTGGGTGGTCTAGAGATACAGACAAAACAAGGAGACTGGATCAGTGTCAAACTATCTTCGAATTCTGTTCTTTTCATGGTTGGGGAAGCTCTCTAT GCATGGGCAAATGGGCATCTGCACGATGCGGCTCATCGTGTAATGATGAGAGGAAATATAACAAGGTACTCGACAGGGCTGTTTACAGTCCCAAGAGCAGGCTACATGTTGAAGGTTCCAAAAGAGCTGGTGGACGAAGAACACCCTTTGCAATTcaaaccttttgattttttcaaATACCTCAACTTCTTCTTAACTCAACAGTATAATCCTGTTTCAACTGTCCCCGAAGTTTCCAACATTAAAGCTTATTGTGGCATAGGCTCTAGCTAG
- the LOC119993807 gene encoding probable 2-oxoglutarate-dependent dioxygenase AOP1 codes for MGSQTPLKLPVIDFTTPGALNQGSPEWDSVKVQVREALGEYGCFEAVYDELPPELRKAHFGVVEELFDLPTDVKKLNVYEKPFHGYRGHYPDVFETMEVDCANVLQQVEENFTNKLWPQGNANISKTIQSFSRQVAEFDGVVRRMVLESLCIEKYWEEHMNSTDYVLTVNRYLPSQNGHDESHPGLLSHTDKTTTSLLFGKDLDGLEIQTKQGDWINVKLSSANSLFYMVGDALYAWTNGNLFNAIHRVMMRGNITRYTTGLFSVPKQGYMVTVPEELVDEEHPLQFKPFDHFEYLKFLAEHFDPSSIVPEVSNIKTYCGI; via the exons ATGGGATCTCAAACACCCCTTAAGCTACCAGTCATAGACTTCACAACACCTGGTGCACTAAATCAAGGGAGTCCTGAATGGGATTCAGTGAAAGTTCAAGTAAGGGAAGCACTGGGAGAATATGGTTGTTTTGAGGCTGTGTACGACGAACTTCCACCGGAGCTCCGAAAGGCCCATTTTGGTGTCGTGGAAGAGCTTTTCGATCTCCCTACGGATGTTAAAAAGCTAAATGTTTATGAAAAACCCTTTCATGGCTATCGTGGTCATTACCCCGACGTGTTCGAAACCATGGAGGTTGACTGTGCCAACGTCTTGCAACAAGTGGAAGAAAACTTCACCAACAAATTGTGGCCTCAAGGGAATGCCAATATAAG caaAACTATACAGTCTTTCTCTAGACAGGTAGCAGAGTTTGATGGCGTTGTTAGAAGGATGGTCTTGGAAAGCTTGTGTATTGAGAAATACTGGGAGGAACATATGAACTCGACCGACTATGTGCTTACAGTGAATAGATATTTACCATCTCAAAACGGTCATGATGAGTCCCATCCTGGGTTACTTTCTCACACTGATAAAACAACGACCTCCCTATTGTTTGGAAAGGACTTGGATGGTCTAGAGATACAGACAAAGCAAGGAGACTGGATCAACGTCAAACTATCTTCTGCTAATTCTCTTTTTTACATGGTTGGGGATGCTCTCTAT GCATGGACAAATGGGAATCTGTTCAATGCGATTCATCGTGTAATGATGAGAGGAAATATAACAAGGTACACAACAGGGTTGTTTTCAGTCCCAAAACAAGGCTACATGGTGACGGTTCCAGAAGAGCTGGTGGACGAAGAACACCCTTTACAATTTAAACCTTTTGATCATTTCGAATACCTCAAATTCTTGGCTGAACATTTTGATCCTAGTTCAATTGTACCTGAAGTTTCCAACATTAAAACTTATTGTGGCATATAA